Proteins from a genomic interval of Rhizoctonia solani chromosome 12, complete sequence:
- a CDS encoding pectate lyase, with translation MYAVFYIAVTAFISSLVVAAPSSTAPQGHIDEFVRRDADAPPFVKRAASCTFPIPPKTSSLSSPITVTGTFDGLRARNVVIGANQAEVVHCLGPCNLYNVWFEDVCEDAITIKQTSGQSNIIGGGAKSASNKVVQHNGGGTVKIDSYCVQSFGKLYRSCGNCSTQYKHTS, from the exons ATGTACGCTGTCTTTTATATCGCTGTTACTGCATTTATTTCATCACTGGTTGTTGCTGCTCCGTCTTCCACTGCTCCGCAAGGCCACATAGATGAATTTGTTCGTCGTGATGCTGATGCTCCACCGTTTGTGAAGCGAGCTGCCAGCTGCACCTTCCCAATTCCTCCCAAGACATCGAGCTTGAGCTCACCAATTACTGTTACTGGAACGTTCGATG GTCTACGCGCCAGAAACGTCGTAATCGGCGCCAACCAGGCTGAAGTTGTTCACTGCCTCGGACCTTGCAACCTGTACAACGTCTGGTTCGAGGACGTGTGCGAGGATGCCATCACCATCAAGCAGACCTCTGGACAGTCCAACATCATCGGCGGAGGCGCTAAGAGTGCCAGCAACAAGGTGGTGCAACACAACGGAGGCGGAACTGTGAAGATAGACTCGTACTGTGTGCAGTCGTTCGGCAAGCTCTATAGGTCTTGCGGAAATTGTTCGAC CCAATACAAGCATACGTCTTAA
- a CDS encoding pectate lyase has translation MLAALYLALTALSTVLVAPTAAAPSPSTTQTHVDEFVRRDADAPQFVRRAASCTFPSPPKTSSLSAPITVTGKFDGGNVRFDRGSGACKGQTEGGDSDAVFLLQSGATLQNVVIGANQAEGVHCLGPCNIYNVWFEDVCEDAITIKQTSGQSNIIGGGAKSASDKVVQHNGGGTVKIDSYCVQTFGKLYRSCGNCKTQYKRTVLISQIIGSSGSVLAGINSNYGDVAQFDTSSLKLSSVKSICDTYQGNSSGAEPTKLTSNTSNSYCKF, from the exons ATGCTTGCAGCTCTTTACCTGGCTCTCACCGCCCTTTCTACAGTTCTTGTTGCCCCTACTGCTGCAGCTCCATCTCCCTCTACTACACAAACTCATGTAGATGAATTTGTTCGCCGTGATGCAGATGCTCCTCAGTTTGTCAGACGCGCCGCAAGTTGCACGTTCCCTTCGCCCCCAAAGACATCGAGTTTGAGTGCACCCATCACGGTCACTGGAAAATTTGACG GTGGGAATGTGAGATTCGACCGTGGGTCCGGAGCATGCAAAGGACAAACCGAAGGAGGAGATTCCGACGCCGTTTTTTTGCTCCAATCTGGTGCCACCTTACA GAACGTGGTGATCGGTGCTAACCAGGCTGAAGGTGTTCACTGCCTTGGTCCCTGTAACATATACAATGTCTGGTTTGAGGACGTATGTgaggacgccatcaccatcaAGCAGACCTCTGGACAGTCCAACATCATTGGCGGAGGCGCTAAGAGTGCCAGCGACAAGGTGGTGCAGCACAACGGAGGCGGAACTGTGAAGATCGACTCGTACTGTGTGCAAACATTCGGCAAGCTATATCGCTCGTGTGGCAACTGCAAGAC GCAATACAAACGTACCGTTCTGATCTCTCAGATCATCGGTTCTTCCGGGTCAGTTTTGGCAGGCATTAATTCCAATTATGGGGACGTTGCCCAGTTTGATACTTCTTCCCTCAAATTATCCTCGGTCAAGAGCATTTGTGATACATATCAAGGTAACAGTAGCGGCGCCGAGCCTACCAAGCTGACAAGTAATACTTCCAACTCTTA CTGCAAGTTCTAA
- a CDS encoding metallo-beta-lactamase superfamily domain-containing protein: MSQPRCAPPPPPLHIPSSSDTVKISIIDTTSRIKGPPTGVFFEPIIKGFETIDCPAFAFLIEHEKSNSKLVFDLGVSKDWRNGPPVIANRSLKLGWDISAPKSVSEILVDHGVSLESINTVIWSHWHWDHTGDPHLFPSTTSLTVGPGFKSEMLPGYPTNPKSPFLESAYKDRELVEISFNDERVLDIGGFRALDYFGDGSFYLLDSPGHAIGHLCGLARTTPDTFVFMGADICHHGGQIRPTKYVPLPHSVSPNPFPDRIGNLECPGALLLAIHPKHTAVEPFYQVADPPQGGAASTNPVEAQKSVEKLISIDCHENVFTVIAHDKTMLDVLDFFPKPLNDWKSRGYKETSMWMFLKDFGGALP; encoded by the exons ATGTCTCAACCTCGTTGTGcacctcctccccctccactACACATCCCGTCTTCTAGTGACACTGTCAAAATTAGCATTATTGACACCACCTCTCGCATCAAGGGCCCTCCTACCGGCGTGTTCTTTGAGCCTATAATCAAAGGGTTTGAAACCATAGACTGCCCTGCATTTGCCTTTTTGATAGAACATGAAAAAAGTAACTCCAAGCTTGTCTTTGACCTAGGAGTCTCCAAAGATTGGCGCAATGGTCCCCCAGTGA TCGCCAACAGATCCCTTAAGCTCGGTTGGGATATATCGGCCCCGAAGAGCGTCTCCGAAATCTTGGTTGACCATGGTGTCTCTCTGGAAAGCATTAACACTGTAATATGGTCTCATTGGCACTGGGATCACACCGGTGATCCTCATCTCTTCCCATCCACCACCAGCCTGACCGTCGGCCCGGGTTTCAAATCTGAAATGCTCCCTGGTTATCCAACCAATCCTAAGTCCCCTTTCCTAGAGAGCGCATACAAAGATAGAGAGCTGGTTGAAATCTCGTTCAACGATGAGCGAGTGCTCGATATTGGGGGATTCCGAGCTCTCGATTACTTTGGTGACGGAAGCTTTTATTTACTTGACTCCCCGGGCCACGCAATCGGCCACTTGTGTGGACTCGCAAGGACTACTCCTGATACCTTCGTATTCATGGGCGCAGATATATGTCACCATGGCGGACAGATACGACCCACTAAATACGTCCCCCTACCGCATTCTGTTTCCCCAAATCCCTTTCCTGACCGAATAGGAAACTTAGAGTGCCCAGGGGCATTATTGCTCGCCATTCATCCCAAACACACTGCTGTCGAACCGTTTTACCAAGTAGCTGATCCACCGCAAGGGGGAGCGGCCAGCACCAATCCTGTTGAGGCCCAGAAGAGTGTAGAGAAACTGATAAGCATCGATTGTCATGAGAACGTCTTTACAGTCATTGCTCATGACAAAACCATGTTGGACGTGTTGGATTTTTTCCCTAAGCCGTTGAACGACTGGAAGTCTAGGGGGTATAAAGAGACGAGCATGTGGATGTTCTTAAAGGACTTTGGGGGCGCGTTACCATAA
- a CDS encoding pectate lyase — translation MVAISLAVLSAATGIFIQSVQAAPSPTTTHVDEFVRRDAEAPPFVKRAASCTFPSPPKTSSLSKPITVTGTFDGGNVRFDRGSGACTDQAEGGDADAVFLIQSGGTLQNVVIGANQAEGVHCLGPCNLYNVWFEDVCEDAITIKQTSGQSNIVGGGAKGASDKVVQHNGGGTVKIDSYCVQSFGKLYRSCGNCSTQYKRTVLISQIIGNTGSSLAGINSNYGDVAQFDTGSLQLTKVSSICDTYKGNSSGDEPTKLTSNTANSYCKF, via the exons ATGGTTGCCATCTCACTCGCTGTTCTCTCGGCCGCCACTGGCATTTTCATCCAATCTGTACAAGCTGCACCTTCGCCTACCACCACACACGTCGATGAGTTTGTTCGCCGCGACGCTGAAGCTCCTCCGTTTGTCAAGCGCGCTGCTAGTTGTACCTTCCCCTCCCCTCCTAAGACTTCGAGCCTTAGCAAGCCTATCACCGTCACTGGCACCTTTGATG GTGGTAATGTTCGGTTTGACCGTGGCTCCGGTGCTTGCACAGACCAGGCTGAGGGAGGCGACGCTGACGCAGTCTTCCTCATCCAGTCCGGAGGAACCCTCCA AAATGTTGTGATTGGTGCCAACCAGGCCGAAGGTGTTCACTGCCTCGGGCCTTGTAACCTGTACAACGTCTGGTTTGAGGACGTGTGCGAGGATGCCATCACCATCAAGCAGACCTCTGGACAGTCCAACATCGTCGGCGGAGGCGCAAAGGGGGCAAGCGACAAGGTGGTGCAGCACAACGGAGGCGGAACTGTGAAGATAGACTCGTACTGTGTGCAGTCGTTTGGAAAGCTCTATAGGTCTTGCGGCAACTGCTCCAC TCAATACAAGCGCACCGTTTTGATCTCCCAGATCATTGGTAATACTGGCTCTTCCTTGGCTGGCATCAACTCCAACTACGGAGATGTTGCTCAGTTCGACACTGGATCCCTCCAACTTACTAAAGTAAGCAGCATCTGCGACACATACAAGGGCAACAGCAGCGGCGATGAGCCTACCAAATTGACAAGCAACACTGCCAATTCTTA TTGCAAGTTCTAA